The Nostoc sp. 'Lobaria pulmonaria (5183) cyanobiont' genome window below encodes:
- a CDS encoding M56 family metallopeptidase — translation MHLIMILNALAVAWWLRSSWNQPQASWNRRWQRSLFLFLFPPLLIFMTAIAVLFMGPQGQMGGMYTGSISYLLALIYLAFFAISCIKLAFQGWQSVESARNCPLVNVGDRRARLLQTGALFAGQIGFWQPELVVSQGLVQTLSPAHLESVLAHEQGHHHYRDTFWFFWLGWVRSCTAWLPNTEPLWEELLALRELRADGYAALQVDPLVLAESLLLVVSSSPVLSEICCAALGSSGADRLEQRVEALLAPPEATPEAKLQSWHGFLLAFLPLLTVIFHS, via the coding sequence ATGCATCTAATAATGATTTTGAATGCTTTGGCAGTTGCCTGGTGGTTAAGATCCTCCTGGAATCAACCCCAAGCTAGTTGGAATCGGCGGTGGCAGCGATCGCTATTTTTGTTTCTCTTTCCGCCCTTGCTAATTTTCATGACTGCGATCGCTGTGCTGTTCATGGGGCCTCAAGGACAAATGGGCGGAATGTATACAGGCTCGATTAGCTATTTACTAGCATTAATTTATTTGGCATTTTTTGCCATTTCATGCATTAAACTTGCTTTCCAAGGTTGGCAGTCTGTAGAATCTGCCCGTAACTGCCCCTTAGTGAATGTTGGCGATAGACGAGCCAGACTGCTGCAAACGGGGGCGCTGTTCGCAGGTCAAATTGGTTTTTGGCAACCAGAACTAGTGGTTAGCCAAGGATTAGTGCAAACTCTCTCACCCGCTCATTTAGAAAGCGTCTTAGCCCATGAGCAAGGGCATCACCATTACAGGGATACGTTCTGGTTTTTCTGGCTGGGTTGGGTGCGTTCCTGCACAGCATGGTTGCCGAATACAGAGCCTTTGTGGGAAGAATTGTTAGCTTTGCGCGAACTCCGTGCCGATGGTTATGCAGCATTGCAGGTAGACCCTCTGGTATTAGCGGAATCACTTTTATTAGTAGTTAGTAGCAGTCCCGTTTTATCGGAAATTTGCTGTGCTGCATTAGGTTCCTCTGGTGCAGATCGCTTAGAACAAAGAGTAGAAGCTTTATTAGCACCACCAGAAGCAACCCCAGAAGCTAAATTGCAATCCTGGCATGGCTTTCTATTGGCGTTTTTGCCTCTACTGACTGTGATATTTCATAGTTAA
- a CDS encoding BlaI/MecI/CopY family transcriptional regulator, whose amino-acid sequence MAPLPDYRPKQLSLGPLEAEILNIIWELGSATVKDVHDRILADPNRELAYTSVTTILRRLTDKGWLACDKKERAFYWRPMLSKQQSEVIKAHEQLQRFLAVGNPDVVAAFADSLDEAASEQIAAIAKRIQSARQAREEQ is encoded by the coding sequence ATGGCACCTTTACCCGACTACCGCCCGAAACAACTATCTTTAGGCCCGTTAGAAGCGGAAATTTTAAATATCATTTGGGAACTTGGTTCAGCCACAGTCAAGGATGTACACGATCGCATCCTCGCCGATCCCAACCGCGAATTAGCGTATACTTCTGTCACCACCATTTTACGTCGCCTCACTGATAAAGGTTGGCTGGCTTGCGACAAGAAAGAGCGGGCATTCTATTGGCGGCCAATGCTGAGTAAGCAGCAATCAGAAGTCATCAAAGCTCACGAGCAGTTACAGCGATTTTTGGCAGTGGGGAATCCCGATGTTGTCGCAGCCTTTGCTGATAGTCTGGATGAAGCAGCTAGCGAGCAAATAGCAGCGATCGCTAAACGCATTCAATCTGCACGCCAAGCCAGGGAGGAACAATGA
- a CDS encoding glucose-1-phosphate thymidylyltransferase — protein MKALILSGGKGTRLRPLTYSGAKQLVPVANKPVLWYGIEEMVAAGITDIGIIISPETGAEVQGKTGNGENFGANITYIIQEQPLGLAHAVQVARPFLGDSPFVMYLGDNLIQLGELRYFLQQFSQQQPDALILLRSVANPSAFGVAQVDETGRVLQLIEKPKVPPSNLALVGVYFFSHLIYDAIANIQPSTRGELEITDAIQYLINQQKQVIAHNLQGWWLDTGKKDDLLEANRLILDTYLTASVLGEIDAQSQIIGRVQIGAKSKVINCTIRGPVVIGSNCHLENCFIGPYSSIANNVTLIDTDLEHSVILEGAKIAGIHQRIIDSVIGQRAQLSLAPRRPKALRFMIGDDCQIELT, from the coding sequence ATGAAAGCACTCATTCTTTCTGGCGGTAAAGGCACACGCTTACGTCCCCTCACCTACAGCGGGGCAAAACAACTTGTCCCAGTTGCTAACAAACCTGTTTTATGGTATGGCATTGAAGAAATGGTCGCGGCTGGTATTACTGATATTGGCATCATCATCAGTCCAGAAACCGGGGCAGAAGTCCAAGGGAAAACCGGAAATGGAGAAAACTTTGGAGCAAACATCACCTACATCATACAAGAGCAGCCACTTGGACTTGCTCACGCCGTCCAAGTCGCTCGTCCCTTTTTAGGAGATTCTCCCTTTGTCATGTACTTGGGCGATAACCTGATTCAACTAGGTGAGTTACGTTACTTTCTGCAACAATTTAGCCAACAACAGCCAGATGCTTTGATTCTCTTACGTTCAGTTGCTAACCCTAGTGCCTTTGGTGTGGCTCAGGTGGATGAAACAGGACGGGTATTACAGTTAATTGAAAAACCCAAAGTTCCTCCTTCAAATCTGGCATTAGTAGGAGTTTATTTCTTTTCTCACCTCATTTATGATGCGATCGCAAATATCCAACCTTCCACCAGAGGCGAGTTGGAAATCACTGATGCTATTCAATACCTGATTAATCAGCAAAAGCAGGTCATAGCCCACAATCTCCAAGGCTGGTGGTTAGATACTGGTAAAAAAGATGATTTATTAGAAGCTAATAGATTGATTCTCGATACCTATCTAACAGCATCAGTTCTGGGCGAAATCGATGCCCAAAGTCAGATTATTGGACGAGTCCAAATCGGTGCAAAATCTAAAGTAATTAACTGCACAATTCGGGGGCCAGTAGTCATTGGTAGCAATTGTCATTTAGAAAACTGCTTTATTGGGCCTTATAGTAGCATCGCTAACAATGTCACACTTATTGATACTGATTTAGAACACAGCGTTATTTTAGAAGGTGCTAAAATTGCCGGAATCCATCAGCGTATTATTGATAGTGTGATTGGACAAAGGGCACAATTGAGTCTTGCACCTCGTCGCCCTAAAGCCTTGCGATTTATGATTGGCGATGACTGTCAAATTGAACTAACGTGA
- the rfbC gene encoding dTDP-4-dehydrorhamnose 3,5-epimerase → MSIVHTKIPEVLQFEPQVFADDRGFFFEAYNHQRFAQDIGIVTNFVQDNHSCSKQNVLRGLHYQIQQPQGKLIRVVFGTIFDVAVDIRKSSATFGKWIGSELSAENKRLLWIPPGFAHGFLAVSEIAEVLYKTTDYYAPRSDRTILWNDPDLAIDWPLSAPPILSAKDQAGKLLKTAEVFD, encoded by the coding sequence ATGAGCATTGTACATACCAAAATTCCTGAAGTTCTACAATTTGAACCCCAAGTATTTGCAGACGATCGCGGTTTCTTTTTTGAAGCTTACAACCACCAAAGATTTGCTCAAGACATAGGGATTGTTACGAACTTCGTCCAAGATAACCACTCTTGCTCTAAGCAAAACGTCCTACGTGGATTGCACTACCAAATCCAACAACCACAAGGGAAACTCATCCGTGTTGTTTTCGGTACTATTTTTGACGTAGCCGTAGACATTAGAAAAAGCTCGGCCACTTTTGGTAAGTGGATAGGTTCTGAACTCAGTGCTGAAAACAAACGCTTACTGTGGATACCACCAGGCTTCGCTCATGGTTTTCTTGCAGTTTCAGAAATAGCCGAAGTTCTCTACAAAACTACAGATTACTACGCGCCCCGAAGCGATCGCACAATTCTATGGAACGATCCAGATTTAGCGATAGATTGGCCCCTGAGTGCGCCACCAATTTTATCAGCTAAAGACCAAGCGGGTAAACTTTTGAAAACTGCTGAAGTATTTGATTAA
- a CDS encoding glycosyltransferase family 4 protein — translation MLKIVVDATPVFPKPSGVGFYVANLIRSLNALQFQEEFQLGIAYQPGFKNWLLGKGTVPTCLNEYSHIYLLPIPVRVSDLLLTSTQVSNLFLYYFQTYFEQSFDYPNLLHGTNYSVYPCNNSLKVMNIYDLTFIKYPNYIDSVVKRYAEKVKRCLQWTDLVLTISESSRKDIIEYLQVDPKKVYVTPLASRYSPNYLSDKKNIAALEKQVNYDFSNPYLLFVSTIEPRKNINAIIYAFNLLKKKYKIEHQLILIGKKGWNYDPIFADIESSPWKSQIHHLDYLSDELVALFYSKADVFVYPSHYEGFGLPVLEAMTLGAPVVTSNTSSIPEVSGDAAILIDPSDPVQLAEAILKVISDSQLRQELINKGKARAKLFSWERTAKETLNAYRTII, via the coding sequence ATGCTAAAAATTGTAGTTGATGCCACCCCAGTATTTCCAAAACCTAGTGGAGTTGGCTTTTATGTTGCTAATCTAATTCGCTCACTTAATGCTTTACAGTTTCAAGAAGAGTTTCAACTGGGTATTGCCTATCAACCAGGCTTCAAAAATTGGCTTCTAGGCAAAGGAACTGTACCTACTTGTTTAAATGAATATTCTCATATTTATTTACTGCCTATACCTGTCAGAGTCTCGGATTTATTATTAACATCAACTCAAGTTTCAAATTTATTTCTATATTATTTTCAAACATATTTTGAACAAAGTTTTGATTACCCAAATTTATTACATGGAACAAATTACTCTGTTTATCCTTGTAATAATAGTCTAAAGGTAATGAATATATATGATTTAACTTTTATTAAATATCCAAATTATATAGATTCAGTTGTAAAAAGATATGCAGAAAAAGTTAAACGATGTTTACAATGGACAGACTTAGTTTTGACAATTTCAGAAAGTTCTAGAAAAGACATTATTGAGTATTTACAAGTAGATCCCAAAAAAGTTTATGTTACTCCTTTAGCTAGTCGCTACAGTCCTAATTATTTATCTGATAAAAAAAATATTGCGGCTTTAGAAAAGCAGGTTAATTACGATTTTTCAAACCCGTATCTACTTTTTGTTAGTACAATCGAACCAAGGAAAAATATTAATGCTATTATCTATGCTTTTAATTTATTAAAGAAAAAATACAAAATTGAGCATCAATTAATATTAATTGGTAAAAAAGGTTGGAATTACGATCCAATATTTGCTGACATTGAGAGTTCACCTTGGAAAAGCCAAATTCATCATCTTGACTACTTATCTGATGAATTAGTAGCATTATTTTATTCAAAAGCTGATGTCTTTGTTTATCCATCTCACTACGAAGGGTTTGGTTTACCCGTATTGGAAGCAATGACGCTAGGCGCTCCAGTCGTTACTTCTAATACTTCGTCAATACCAGAAGTTTCAGGAGATGCTGCTATATTAATTGACCCCAGTGATCCTGTTCAACTAGCCGAAGCTATCCTGAAAGTAATCAGTGATTCCCAGTTACGCCAAGAATTAATTAATAAAGGGAAAGCCAGAGCAAAATTATTTTCTTGGGAAAGAACGGCAAAAGAAACATTAAACGCTTACAGAACCATTATTTAA
- a CDS encoding ABC transporter ATP-binding protein, producing the protein MAQVGIEVKDLNFSWPNGEKVIKSCSLEVPKGEFWMLLGTNGSGKSTLLRLLAGLLAPASGEIRILHPVGFVFQNPDHQLVMPTVGADVAFGLVEEKLPPAATRARVEEALGAVNLLTLQRRPIYALSGGQKQRVAIAGAIARRCEVLLLDEPTALLDPDSQLDLVAGVRRLVKSRGITALWVTHRLDELNYCDGAFLLEKGSLVDSGEAQRLKQRLMEVHSEAS; encoded by the coding sequence ATGGCTCAAGTGGGCATTGAGGTCAAAGATTTAAATTTCAGTTGGCCTAATGGAGAGAAAGTTATCAAATCTTGCTCTTTAGAAGTACCCAAAGGTGAGTTTTGGATGCTCTTGGGTACAAATGGCAGTGGAAAATCTACGTTACTAAGATTGCTGGCGGGGTTATTAGCTCCTGCATCTGGCGAAATTCGGATTTTACACCCCGTTGGTTTTGTCTTCCAAAATCCGGATCATCAACTGGTGATGCCAACGGTTGGTGCTGATGTGGCTTTTGGATTGGTGGAAGAAAAGTTGCCACCTGCTGCTACCAGAGCCAGGGTTGAGGAGGCACTAGGGGCGGTGAATTTGCTTACCCTGCAACGACGCCCTATCTATGCACTCTCTGGGGGACAAAAACAACGAGTAGCGATCGCAGGTGCGATCGCCCGTCGCTGTGAAGTCTTATTATTAGATGAACCCACTGCCTTACTAGATCCAGATAGCCAGTTGGATTTAGTTGCTGGTGTCCGTCGCCTTGTCAAAAGTCGAGGTATTACAGCCCTGTGGGTGACACATCGATTAGATGAGTTAAATTACTGTGACGGCGCTTTCTTGCTAGAAAAAGGCTCTCTGGTAGATAGCGGTGAAGCCCAACGTCTTAAGCAACGTCTGATGGAGGTACACAGCGAAGCCTCCTAA
- a CDS encoding AAA family ATPase, with translation MTSGALPDNPFVAAGMIEDPRLFVGRKDELHAIASRMKGDQPTSINIVGEKHIGKSSLLHYFVLTWQQRVLNSSSYVVIYLPLRGVDCQTETGFYEAVAEGLLSHVPGWQQRSLQNPWKTKPLNCQAFSDAVKQWKQQGKLPVLCLDDFESLLKYPDKFDNGFYDNLRSLMDSNALMLVVASRERLDVYANEHRFVSRFFNIAHTISLNELTTDEAIELSRLPTRSTNGAALSVDEQNHAQQWGNRHPYKLQLAGYYLWEARQQGKDIKWAKQQFKQQLADPKSKVKGKWWQSLLGLLWDIPLRLGRVAAFIGASWDDVKSRITGMLILQRIMPTGAKSSFDKRCSRCCLFWQYCTKLANYIRDGAAHFKRTGTAIARNSASLYCW, from the coding sequence ATGACTTCTGGAGCGCTGCCTGACAATCCTTTTGTGGCTGCGGGGATGATTGAAGATCCCAGGCTGTTTGTTGGTCGTAAAGATGAATTACACGCGATCGCATCTCGCATGAAGGGCGATCAGCCTACAAGTATTAATATAGTTGGCGAGAAGCACATTGGTAAATCTTCGTTGCTGCATTATTTTGTTCTGACTTGGCAGCAGCGAGTATTAAACAGCAGTAGTTATGTGGTAATTTACCTCCCGTTACGGGGTGTAGATTGCCAAACTGAAACGGGTTTCTATGAAGCTGTAGCCGAAGGTTTACTCAGTCACGTTCCGGGATGGCAACAACGCAGTCTGCAAAATCCTTGGAAGACTAAACCGCTTAATTGTCAAGCATTTTCAGATGCGGTTAAGCAATGGAAACAGCAAGGGAAGTTACCCGTTCTCTGTTTGGATGATTTTGAAAGCCTTTTGAAATATCCCGATAAATTCGATAATGGATTTTATGACAATTTGCGATCGCTGATGGATAGCAATGCCTTGATGCTAGTGGTGGCTTCCCGTGAACGACTGGATGTTTATGCTAACGAGCATCGGTTTGTCTCTAGGTTTTTCAATATTGCTCACACGATTTCTTTGAATGAACTAACTACAGATGAGGCTATTGAACTGTCGCGCTTACCAACTCGCTCTACAAATGGTGCAGCTTTGAGTGTAGATGAACAGAATCATGCCCAGCAGTGGGGTAATCGTCATCCTTATAAGTTGCAATTGGCTGGTTACTATTTGTGGGAAGCACGTCAACAAGGCAAGGATATCAAGTGGGCGAAACAGCAGTTTAAACAACAGCTTGCAGATCCTAAATCTAAAGTAAAAGGAAAGTGGTGGCAATCATTGCTGGGTTTGTTATGGGATATACCGTTGCGTCTGGGTCGTGTAGCCGCATTCATTGGTGCGAGTTGGGATGATGTTAAAAGCAGAATTACCGGAATGTTGATTCTGCAACGCATTATGCCAACTGGGGCAAAGTCTAGCTTTGACAAAAGATGCTCGCGTTGCTGTCTCTTTTGGCAATACTGCACAAAGCTGGCTAACTATATTAGAGACGGCGCAGCGCACTTTAAACGAACAGGCACAGCGATCGCAAGAAATTCGGCAAGTTTATATTGCTGGTAA
- the rfbD gene encoding dTDP-4-dehydrorhamnose reductase — protein sequence MSKSILLIGSNGQVGKELQQILSSYGDIISVARPTVDLAQPDTLRKVIRSKQPQIIINAAAYTAVDKAESEPELATAINATAPLILAQESQKLGAFLIHISSDYVFDGNGCTPYQETDATNPLSVYGKTKLVGEEAIRKTCTHHFILRTAWVYGTFGKSNFVKTMLRLGAERQELRVVADQIGSPTWAQDIAAVIAQIIPQLTPEISGIYHYTNSGVASWYDFAVTIFEEAQQLDFPLKVERIVPITTAEYPTPARRPAYSVLACGKISTILGTYPSHWRQRLGQMLTDLKIGHGA from the coding sequence ATGAGTAAATCAATTTTGCTGATTGGTAGCAACGGTCAAGTGGGTAAGGAACTACAACAAATACTCTCATCTTATGGCGATATTATCTCAGTAGCACGCCCAACAGTAGACCTTGCTCAACCTGATACCCTCCGCAAAGTTATCAGATCCAAGCAGCCGCAAATCATCATTAATGCCGCCGCTTATACTGCTGTAGACAAAGCCGAAAGCGAACCCGAACTTGCTACCGCTATTAATGCTACTGCACCCCTAATTCTTGCCCAAGAAAGCCAAAAATTAGGAGCTTTTCTAATTCATATTTCGAGCGATTACGTTTTTGATGGTAATGGGTGTACCCCTTACCAGGAAACCGATGCGACTAATCCTTTGAGTGTTTACGGTAAAACCAAACTCGTTGGGGAAGAAGCTATTCGGAAAACTTGCACTCATCACTTCATTCTCCGCACTGCTTGGGTTTATGGAACTTTTGGCAAAAGTAACTTTGTCAAAACCATGCTGCGACTAGGTGCAGAACGCCAAGAACTCCGTGTTGTCGCCGATCAAATTGGTAGCCCGACTTGGGCACAAGATATAGCGGCAGTTATAGCCCAGATAATTCCCCAGTTAACCCCAGAAATTAGCGGCATTTATCATTACACTAATAGCGGCGTTGCTAGCTGGTATGACTTTGCCGTTACTATTTTTGAAGAAGCACAACAGTTAGACTTCCCTTTGAAAGTTGAACGTATTGTCCCCATTACAACTGCCGAATATCCCACACCAGCCCGTCGCCCTGCTTATTCCGTCCTTGCTTGTGGAAAAATTTCCACAATTTTAGGGACTTATCCTTCCCATTGGCGACAAAGACTTGGGCAAATGCTCACAGATTTGAAAATTGGGCATGGGGCATAG
- a CDS encoding nSTAND1 domain-containing NTPase, producing MAGNSLDPETAKNRFKGRIDIFREIETLALSEQPPVLLLYGGRRTGKTSALKYLPYRIQANIVPLLVDLQGAASATTLKGLAENLAQQIIEAARRLPRKVYLPNPDASRLAEDPFPALQTWLGEIERSNSDKQFLLCLDEYERLGEVVKATSSRAPLNFIRNLLQHQRKWILLFSGSQELSELDDYWSDYLINTRALRMTYLHELEARDLIQQPVENFSDIYEPTAVDEIIQLTRCQPYLVQLVCYELVELLNRDIRRNRREADTAKATAQDVKEVIPVVLERGDQYFRELWTSLTDSDRSLLRRIIYGETPAQQDKGVVRKLTRKEILTQEGNAFQVPLVQKFIEQLLEEE from the coding sequence ATTGCTGGTAACTCCCTAGACCCGGAAACAGCGAAGAATCGTTTCAAAGGGCGAATTGATATATTTCGGGAAATTGAAACTTTGGCACTTTCTGAGCAACCGCCAGTGCTGTTACTCTATGGTGGGCGGAGGACAGGGAAAACCTCAGCGCTGAAATATCTACCTTATAGAATACAAGCAAATATTGTACCTTTGCTGGTAGATTTACAGGGTGCAGCATCAGCGACAACGTTAAAAGGATTGGCTGAAAATTTAGCTCAACAAATTATCGAAGCTGCACGGCGATTACCCCGCAAAGTATACTTGCCTAATCCAGATGCCAGTAGACTAGCTGAAGATCCATTTCCAGCGCTGCAAACTTGGTTAGGAGAAATAGAACGCAGCAACTCCGATAAGCAATTTCTCCTCTGTTTGGATGAATATGAACGCCTGGGTGAAGTAGTGAAAGCAACAAGCAGCCGTGCGCCGCTCAATTTTATCCGTAACCTGCTGCAACACCAACGCAAGTGGATTTTACTTTTTAGTGGTTCACAGGAGTTATCTGAACTTGATGATTACTGGAGTGACTATCTAATTAACACCCGTGCTTTGCGAATGACTTACCTGCACGAGTTAGAAGCCCGCGATTTGATTCAACAGCCAGTAGAGAACTTCAGCGATATCTATGAACCAACAGCTGTAGATGAAATTATCCAACTTACTCGCTGTCAACCTTATCTCGTTCAGTTGGTGTGTTATGAGTTAGTCGAGTTGCTAAACCGCGATATCAGAAGAAACAGGCGAGAAGCAGATACAGCAAAAGCTACTGCACAGGATGTTAAAGAAGTTATACCTGTTGTGCTAGAGCGAGGCGATCAGTATTTTCGGGAATTATGGACGAGTTTAACAGATAGCGATCGCTCTCTCCTGCGCCGGATAATTTACGGGGAAACTCCCGCACAGCAAGACAAAGGCGTTGTCCGCAAACTAACGCGAAAAGAGATTTTGACTCAAGAAGGCAATGCTTTTCAAGTGCCTTTGGTGCAAAAATTTATAGAACAGTTGCTAGAAGAAGAATAA
- a CDS encoding 2-phosphosulfolactate phosphatase family protein encodes MKLFVYHTPELTPTDKAPECAIAVDVLRATSTIATVLASGGEAVQVFSDLDRLIEVSEKWPPEKRLRAGERGGAKVAGFELGNSPLDCTPELVQGRRLFISTTNGTRALQRVQDSPNLLAAALINRAAVVQFLLDKQPETVWIVGSGWEGSFSLEDTVCAGAIAHSILQQSNLSPEELAGNDEVISAIALYSQWQDNLLGLLHQASHGQRLLRLDCQEDLKYCSQTDILDVLPIQHEIGVLKSQKK; translated from the coding sequence GTGAAGCTATTCGTATACCACACTCCTGAATTGACTCCAACGGATAAAGCGCCAGAATGTGCGATCGCAGTCGATGTCTTGCGAGCTACTAGCACAATTGCGACAGTTTTGGCATCTGGAGGTGAAGCTGTACAAGTATTCAGCGATTTAGATCGGTTAATTGAAGTTAGCGAAAAATGGCCCCCTGAAAAACGTCTACGGGCTGGAGAACGCGGCGGCGCGAAAGTAGCTGGTTTTGAGTTGGGTAACTCTCCTCTCGACTGCACACCAGAATTAGTACAGGGGCGGCGTTTGTTTATCAGTACCACAAATGGCACTCGTGCTTTACAACGGGTACAAGACTCCCCAAATCTATTAGCAGCAGCCTTGATTAACCGGGCGGCGGTGGTGCAATTTCTCTTAGATAAGCAACCAGAGACAGTGTGGATTGTCGGTTCAGGTTGGGAAGGCAGTTTTTCTTTAGAGGATACAGTTTGTGCGGGTGCGATCGCTCATAGTATTTTGCAGCAAAGCAACTTGTCACCAGAAGAACTCGCTGGTAACGATGAAGTAATTAGTGCGATCGCTCTTTACTCTCAATGGCAAGATAACTTATTGGGATTACTTCACCAAGCTAGTCACGGTCAACGATTGTTGCGCCTTGACTGTCAAGAAGATTTAAAATATTGTTCCCAAACTGATATTTTAGATGTCTTGCCCATACAACATGAAATAGGAGTATTAAAAAGTCAAAAGAAATAA
- a CDS encoding glycosyltransferase family 4 protein produces MKIVDNTSAKQLIINLSILLSKPTGIGNYAQNLFPYLKSLQPTLLLAQKYPDFDYYPIPSNLTPDHGTKGHFKRLIWTQFQLPQIYKNLKSSLLFSPLPEAPLYTDCRFVVTCFDMIPLRFAKRFSPLTAYHRYYTPQILKQAQHIICISQTTAKDITDFYQIPASKITPIPLAHDRTHFLPLNLPTRNYFLYIGRQDPYKNIQRLISAFAALPNCKDYELWLVGPIDSRYTPILKMQVAELGVTNQVKFLDYVPYSELPKIINQAIALVFPSLWEGFGLPVLEAMACGTPVITSNLSSLPEVAGDAAILVNPYNTGEITEAMQAIATNSELRSRLSSQGITHSQQFSWEKTGKATAEVLSRYI; encoded by the coding sequence ATGAAAATAGTAGATAATACCTCTGCCAAACAATTAATTATTAACTTATCTATTCTATTGTCTAAACCAACGGGTATAGGCAACTATGCTCAAAACCTTTTTCCTTATTTAAAATCTTTGCAACCCACTCTATTATTAGCGCAAAAATATCCTGATTTTGACTACTATCCAATTCCGTCAAACTTAACACCAGACCACGGCACAAAAGGTCATTTTAAGCGCCTGATTTGGACACAATTTCAATTACCACAAATATATAAAAATCTCAAATCTAGTCTTTTATTCTCCCCGCTACCGGAAGCACCCCTTTATACTGACTGTCGTTTTGTTGTCACATGTTTTGATATGATACCGTTGCGTTTTGCCAAACGCTTCTCACCACTCACAGCCTACCACCGCTACTACACTCCCCAAATTCTTAAGCAAGCACAACACATTATTTGCATCTCCCAGACTACGGCTAAAGATATCACCGATTTTTACCAAATTCCCGCCAGTAAAATTACTCCAATTCCTTTAGCGCACGATCGCACTCACTTCCTTCCTCTCAACCTTCCCACCCGCAACTACTTTCTCTACATTGGACGCCAAGATCCATACAAAAACATCCAGCGACTCATCAGTGCTTTTGCGGCGTTACCTAATTGCAAAGACTATGAACTCTGGTTAGTAGGGCCAATTGATTCGCGTTACACCCCGATTTTAAAAATGCAAGTTGCAGAATTGGGTGTAACTAATCAGGTAAAGTTTCTTGACTATGTACCTTACAGCGAATTGCCAAAAATCATCAATCAAGCGATCGCTCTGGTTTTCCCCAGTCTCTGGGAAGGTTTTGGTTTACCTGTCCTCGAAGCAATGGCTTGTGGTACTCCCGTCATTACCTCCAATCTCTCCTCATTACCTGAAGTCGCTGGCGATGCGGCGATTCTAGTCAATCCCTACAACACCGGAGAAATTACAGAGGCGATGCAGGCGATCGCAACTAATTCAGAATTGCGATCGCGCCTTTCTAGCCAAGGTATCACTCACTCTCAACAATTCAGTTGGGAAAAAACAGGAAAAGCAACCGCCGAAGTGTTATCTCGTTACATATAA
- a CDS encoding NYN domain-containing protein, translating into MPRSLLQAVLLVDGYNIIGAWPCLKKTRDSVGLEAARGELVEAMTNYSAFQGYTTQIVFDAQYQNTSSNKEIITELLSVYYTDFGQTADTYIEKSCACFRQQIAQSLISRVIVATSDRAQQLMIQGYGAEWLSAQQLCGEVEATVCRMRQKYHTRKQSKSRFLANAIDAKARQRLAELRMGL; encoded by the coding sequence ATGCCCCGTTCCTTACTCCAAGCCGTTTTGTTAGTGGACGGCTACAATATCATAGGCGCTTGGCCTTGCCTTAAAAAAACGCGTGATAGCGTTGGATTAGAGGCAGCACGGGGTGAACTTGTAGAAGCGATGACTAATTATAGTGCGTTTCAAGGTTACACAACTCAGATAGTTTTTGATGCCCAATATCAGAACACCTCTAGTAATAAAGAAATTATTACTGAGCTTTTATCTGTTTATTACACTGATTTTGGGCAAACCGCAGATACTTATATTGAAAAATCCTGCGCTTGTTTTCGCCAGCAAATAGCTCAATCTTTGATTTCTCGTGTGATTGTTGCTACTTCAGATCGGGCACAGCAGTTGATGATACAGGGGTATGGAGCTGAATGGTTGTCAGCACAACAACTCTGTGGGGAAGTGGAAGCTACTGTCTGCCGGATGCGACAAAAGTATCATACGCGCAAACAATCTAAGAGTAGGTTTTTAGCTAATGCCATTGATGCAAAGGCGCGGCAGCGTTTGGCTGAATTACGAATGGGATTATAG